A genomic stretch from Kovacikia minuta CCNUW1 includes:
- a CDS encoding pyridoxal phosphate-dependent aminotransferase: protein MKFAERMNRLGTESAFEVFARAKELEAQGKSVVHLEIGQPDFPTPVNICNAAFQAMKDGYTGYAPAAGILEFREVIAQQIAQTRGVRVHPDEVAVTPGAKPILFFTILALVDAGDEVIYPNPGFPIYESVIRFAGAKAVPLPLLEEVDFRFRMDDLIDAISDRTQLLILNSPQNPTGGLLTAEDLEEIAYLANKHNFYVLSDEIYSRILYEGKHQSIISFPGMKERTILLDGHSKTYAMTGWRLGYSIAPQPITEQIVRLMINSNSCTCSFTQIAGMEALLGSQDAVDRMVAEFRQRRDAIVNGLNAIAGIDCLKPTGAFYVFPNVTKLSLPCDAFANYLLTEAGVAVLSGTAFGEFGKGYLRLSYANSLENIQEALKRIQIAVDKL, encoded by the coding sequence ATGAAATTTGCTGAGCGCATGAATCGTTTAGGCACCGAATCTGCGTTCGAGGTTTTTGCCAGAGCAAAGGAGCTGGAAGCTCAGGGTAAAAGTGTGGTTCACCTCGAAATTGGGCAGCCTGATTTTCCAACTCCTGTAAATATTTGTAATGCCGCATTTCAAGCCATGAAGGACGGCTATACGGGGTATGCTCCAGCGGCGGGAATCCTGGAATTTCGTGAAGTGATTGCGCAACAGATTGCCCAAACAAGAGGAGTCAGAGTTCATCCCGATGAAGTAGCGGTGACTCCTGGCGCTAAACCCATTCTCTTTTTCACCATTTTGGCGTTAGTGGATGCCGGGGATGAGGTGATTTATCCCAATCCAGGATTTCCGATTTACGAATCTGTGATTCGCTTTGCCGGGGCAAAAGCAGTTCCGCTGCCATTACTGGAGGAAGTGGATTTTCGCTTTCGGATGGATGATTTAATTGATGCAATTTCCGATCGCACCCAATTATTAATTTTAAATTCTCCCCAAAATCCAACGGGTGGTTTGTTAACCGCCGAGGATCTGGAAGAGATCGCCTACCTGGCAAACAAGCACAACTTTTATGTGCTTTCAGATGAAATCTACTCCCGCATTCTTTACGAAGGCAAACACCAGAGCATCATTAGTTTTCCTGGAATGAAGGAACGAACCATTTTGCTGGATGGTCATTCAAAAACCTATGCCATGACGGGCTGGCGATTAGGGTACAGCATTGCTCCCCAACCCATCACTGAACAGATTGTTCGGTTGATGATTAATTCCAACTCCTGCACCTGTTCTTTTACACAAATTGCTGGCATGGAAGCGCTTTTAGGCTCCCAGGATGCTGTTGATCGGATGGTGGCTGAATTTAGGCAACGGCGGGATGCGATCGTCAATGGTTTGAATGCGATCGCAGGCATCGATTGTCTCAAGCCCACGGGGGCATTCTACGTATTTCCTAACGTCACAAAACTTTCCCTTCCCTGTGATGCATTTGCCAATTATCTGCTGACGGAAGCAGGGGTTGCGGTTCTTTCGGGTACAGCCTTTGGTGAGTTTGGGAAGGGGTACTTGAGGCTTTCCTATGCAAACTCCCTGGAAAATATCCAGGAAGCCCTGAAACGAATTCAAATTGCGGTAGACAAACTCTAA
- a CDS encoding AMP-binding protein, with protein sequence MANQIPVWVPSPEQIQATNIAAGMRELKLNSYEELHAWTAKHRADYWDWVIRRLGIRFRQPYRQIVDLAEGMEFPKWLPDARLNISESCFQASETAIAIVAQSEAGSLYRLTFGELRALTNRVANGLVAMGFQPGEAIAIAMPMTPESVAIYLGIVAAGCVVVSIADSFAANEIATRLRLSQAKAIFTQDYTRHAGKQFPLYAKVVDAGAPPAIVRSLSSAVSIELRPGDGTWEQFLSPHQEFDPIPATPAAPTNILFSSGTTGTPKAIPWTQTTPIKCAADGHLHQDIHPGDVVAWYTNLGWMMGPWLIYASLINRATIALYTGAPTERGYGQFIQSAGVTMLGVVPSLVCAWKTTSCMEGLDWSKIRAFSSTGECSTPQDMHYLMSLAGCKPVIEYCGGTEIGGAYLTGTLIQPCIPATFTTPALGLEIAICDEVGHPTNKGEAFIIPPAIGLSTELLNQNHHQVYFADTPSLPPLPAAPLRRHGDQIERLANGYYRSHGRVDDTMNLGGIKVSSAEIEQTLNTVDGVCETAAIAVSPPDGGPSQLVIYVVVAPEEPKNRSGTVNRAITNGNQTTAQSPVQDSSSGHH encoded by the coding sequence ATGGCTAATCAGATTCCGGTTTGGGTTCCTTCTCCTGAGCAAATTCAGGCAACGAATATTGCCGCAGGCATGCGCGAGCTGAAACTCAATTCCTACGAAGAACTGCATGCCTGGACAGCGAAGCATCGGGCTGATTATTGGGATTGGGTGATTCGTCGTCTAGGGATTCGGTTCAGGCAACCCTATCGCCAAATTGTGGATTTAGCGGAGGGTATGGAGTTCCCAAAATGGTTGCCCGATGCCCGCCTCAACATTTCCGAGAGTTGCTTTCAGGCATCGGAAACTGCCATTGCCATTGTTGCCCAATCAGAAGCAGGTTCCCTCTACCGCTTGACCTTTGGAGAACTGCGGGCACTCACCAATCGGGTGGCAAATGGGCTGGTGGCAATGGGGTTTCAGCCAGGGGAAGCGATCGCCATTGCTATGCCGATGACACCCGAATCGGTCGCGATTTATCTGGGAATTGTGGCAGCAGGGTGTGTGGTGGTTTCCATTGCCGATAGTTTCGCTGCCAATGAGATCGCAACCCGCCTGCGCCTATCCCAGGCAAAAGCCATTTTTACCCAGGACTACACGCGCCATGCGGGAAAACAATTTCCGCTGTACGCCAAAGTAGTCGATGCAGGGGCACCCCCGGCGATCGTGCGATCGCTCAGTTCTGCCGTTTCGATTGAATTGCGCCCAGGAGATGGCACCTGGGAACAGTTTTTGAGTCCTCATCAAGAATTTGACCCGATCCCCGCCACCCCCGCAGCCCCCACCAATATCCTGTTCTCTTCTGGCACTACGGGCACCCCCAAGGCGATTCCCTGGACCCAGACGACTCCAATTAAGTGCGCCGCTGATGGGCACCTGCATCAGGATATTCACCCTGGGGATGTGGTTGCCTGGTACACGAACCTGGGATGGATGATGGGACCGTGGTTAATTTACGCTAGCCTGATTAACCGGGCGACCATTGCGCTCTATACCGGTGCCCCCACAGAACGGGGTTATGGTCAATTCATTCAATCTGCGGGCGTGACGATGCTGGGTGTGGTTCCCAGTCTGGTGTGTGCCTGGAAGACAACGAGCTGTATGGAGGGACTGGATTGGAGCAAGATCAGGGCATTCAGTTCTACGGGCGAATGTTCGACTCCGCAGGATATGCACTATCTGATGTCCCTGGCAGGATGCAAACCTGTGATTGAGTATTGTGGCGGGACGGAAATTGGCGGTGCCTACCTCACAGGAACCCTGATTCAACCCTGCATTCCAGCAACTTTTACCACACCTGCCCTCGGTTTAGAGATTGCGATTTGCGACGAGGTGGGGCACCCCACAAACAAAGGGGAAGCGTTCATCATTCCACCTGCGATCGGGCTTTCCACCGAGTTACTTAACCAGAACCACCACCAGGTTTATTTCGCCGACACCCCTTCCCTGCCGCCCCTCCCTGCCGCCCCGCTTCGCCGCCACGGAGACCAGATAGAACGGCTGGCAAATGGTTACTACCGTTCCCACGGTCGCGTCGATGACACGATGAACCTGGGGGGGATTAAGGTCAGTTCAGCCGAGATTGAGCAAACATTGAACACCGTGGATGGGGTTTGTGAGACGGCGGCGATCGCCGTTTCTCCCCCTGATGGAGGTCCCAGCCAGTTGGTGATTTATGTGGTTGTTGCACCAGAGGAGCCAAAAAACCGCTCAGGAACCGTTAATCGTGCAATTACAAACGGCAATCAAACAACGGCTCAATCCCCTGTTCAAGATTCATCATCTGGTCATCATTGA
- a CDS encoding homogentisate 1,2-dioxygenase — protein MTYYYKLGTIPHKRHTQFRQPDGSLYHEELMGTRGFSGVQSLLYHLHPPTQIQKIVLEQRIDIPFEEEGPLRHRHLRTAEGMSEGDAIAARIPLMANSDVCISVARPTEPMSYWYRFALGDEVIFVHQGSGVLESQYGILRYRMGDYLVIPTGVLWRMIPDPDTSQQMLVIEAQGHIKPPTRYLNQYGQFLENAPYNERDIRPPDELMTHDQSGEFEVRVKVHDRTTRYFYHHHPLDVVGWDGHLYPFAFNIEDFEPITGRIHQPPTVHQTFEGPGFVICSFVPRLFDYHPRSIPAPYNHSNVDSDEVIYYVSGNFMSHRGIEQGSITVHPRGIPHGPHPGMYEGSIGKERTEEFAVMIDTFQPLRFTQYAMLIEDKNYAYSWI, from the coding sequence ATGACTTACTACTACAAACTAGGAACCATTCCCCACAAACGGCACACGCAATTTCGGCAACCCGATGGATCTTTGTATCACGAAGAATTGATGGGAACACGGGGGTTCTCCGGGGTGCAATCGCTACTCTATCATCTGCATCCCCCCACCCAAATTCAAAAAATCGTGCTGGAACAACGGATTGACATCCCCTTTGAGGAGGAGGGTCCCCTGCGTCATCGGCATCTACGCACCGCTGAAGGGATGTCTGAGGGCGATGCGATCGCAGCCCGCATTCCCCTGATGGCAAATTCAGACGTTTGCATTTCCGTTGCTCGACCAACAGAACCCATGTCGTATTGGTATCGATTTGCCCTGGGAGATGAGGTGATTTTTGTTCACCAGGGGAGTGGTGTTTTAGAAAGCCAGTACGGCATCCTCCGGTATCGGATGGGGGATTATTTAGTGATTCCAACCGGAGTACTGTGGCGGATGATTCCCGACCCTGACACCTCCCAGCAGATGTTGGTGATTGAAGCCCAGGGGCATATCAAACCCCCCACCCGTTACCTCAATCAATACGGACAGTTCCTGGAAAATGCACCTTACAACGAACGGGATATTCGCCCACCGGATGAGTTAATGACCCATGATCAGTCAGGGGAGTTTGAGGTGCGCGTGAAAGTGCATGATCGCACAACGCGCTATTTCTATCACCACCATCCGCTAGATGTGGTTGGGTGGGATGGGCACCTCTACCCATTTGCGTTCAACATTGAGGACTTTGAACCGATTACGGGTCGAATTCATCAACCTCCAACGGTACATCAAACCTTTGAAGGACCAGGGTTTGTGATTTGTTCCTTTGTTCCCCGGTTGTTCGACTATCATCCCCGTTCCATCCCCGCTCCCTACAATCATTCCAATGTGGATTCCGATGAGGTAATCTATTACGTTTCTGGCAATTTTATGTCCCATCGAGGGATTGAGCAGGGATCGATTACGGTGCATCCCAGAGGCATTCCCCACGGTCCCCATCCCGGTATGTATGAGGGGTCGATCGGCAAAGAACGAACCGAGGAATTTGCGGTCATGATCGATACGTTTCAACCGCTAAGATTCACTCAATACGCAATGTTGATTGAGGATAAAAACTATGCCTATAGTTGGATCTAG
- the hppD gene encoding 4-hydroxyphenylpyruvate dioxygenase gives MRDYCPIQGFDHLEFYVGNARQAALFYSKCFGFTNTAYRGLETGSRDVASYVMEQGEIRFVLSTALKPEHAITNRVAKHGDHVAVIALEVPDAVSAYKETTARGAIGAIAPTEMEDGFGIFNFSAIHAYGDVLIKFVDRSDYRGRFAPGFEPQPPLHPSQTSVGLTAIDHIVGNVELGAMETWVKFFADVMGFTLLVHFDDKTISTKYSALMSKVMQDRQGKIKLPVNEPAPSKYKSQIQEYLEYNHGPGIQHIALASENIIETVTRMREAGVEFLHAPTTYYETLKARIGSINEPLDQLAELGILVDRDQEGYLLQIFTQPMQDRPTLFFEVIERHGAQGFGEGNFKALFEAIEREQAQRGNL, from the coding sequence ATGAGAGATTATTGCCCGATTCAAGGCTTTGACCATCTAGAGTTTTACGTTGGCAATGCAAGACAGGCAGCGCTTTTTTATTCCAAGTGTTTTGGCTTTACCAATACGGCCTATCGGGGGTTAGAGACAGGCAGTCGGGATGTTGCCTCCTATGTGATGGAACAGGGGGAAATCCGTTTTGTTTTGAGTACCGCCCTAAAGCCTGAGCATGCCATTACAAACAGGGTGGCGAAACATGGAGATCATGTGGCTGTGATCGCGTTGGAAGTTCCAGATGCGGTTAGTGCTTACAAGGAGACAACCGCAAGGGGGGCGATCGGCGCGATTGCTCCCACCGAAATGGAAGATGGCTTTGGTATTTTCAATTTCTCGGCAATTCATGCCTATGGCGATGTTCTGATCAAGTTCGTCGATCGCAGCGATTATCGAGGCAGATTTGCTCCTGGGTTTGAACCCCAACCGCCTCTTCATCCCAGCCAGACCAGTGTCGGGCTAACTGCCATTGATCACATCGTTGGTAATGTGGAACTGGGTGCAATGGAAACCTGGGTAAAGTTTTTTGCTGATGTCATGGGATTTACCCTGCTGGTGCATTTTGATGATAAAACCATTTCTACAAAATACTCAGCTTTAATGTCTAAGGTGATGCAGGATCGTCAGGGCAAAATTAAATTACCTGTGAATGAGCCTGCACCAAGCAAATATAAGTCTCAAATTCAGGAGTATCTGGAATATAACCACGGACCTGGAATCCAACATATTGCCCTGGCAAGTGAAAACATCATTGAAACCGTTACCCGCATGAGGGAAGCAGGGGTGGAATTCCTGCATGCTCCAACAACGTACTATGAAACCTTAAAGGCAAGGATCGGATCGATCAATGAACCCCTCGACCAACTAGCAGAATTGGGCATCCTGGTCGATCGGGATCAGGAGGGCTATCTCCTCCAGATCTTTACTCAACCCATGCAGGATCGGCCAACCCTGTTCTTTGAAGTCATTGAACGACACGGTGCCCAGGGGTTTGGAGAGGGAAACTTCAAAGCGTTATTCGAGGCAATTGAACGGGAACAAGCCCAGAGAGGAAACCTTTGA
- the fahA gene encoding fumarylacetoacetase — MSRAIDATHHPDLRSWVESANQKDTDFPIQNLPLGVFRKRGVGEASRIGVAIGNQILDLHACFQTGLLQSLPNSVQTACTAANLNPLMAMGADASLRLRQHLSQLLRSDSPPPENQVLVPIAEAELLLPATIGDYTDFYASIFHATNVGQLFRPDNPLLPNYKFVPIAYHGRASSILPSGTSIGRPRGQRKLPEDSVPRFEPTQLLDYELEVGCFVGAGNALGQPIPLDTAEDHLFGLCLLNDWSARDIQAWEYQPLGPFLAKSFATTLSPWIVTLEALAPFRCPAFSRPPGDPSPLPYLTAEQDSQRGGIDLTLEVWICSAPMRSAGIAPVRLSQSSFRQMYWTLAQMLTHHSSNGCNLRPGDLLASGTVSGPEPGSQGCLLEMTRRGANPVALPTGETRSFLADGDEIILRGYCEKAGYARVGFGECRGVVRG; from the coding sequence ATGAGTCGAGCCATTGACGCTACCCATCATCCAGATTTACGCAGTTGGGTTGAGTCTGCAAACCAGAAGGATACGGATTTTCCGATTCAAAACCTGCCGTTGGGTGTGTTTCGCAAACGGGGTGTCGGGGAAGCATCCCGGATTGGCGTGGCGATCGGCAATCAAATTCTGGATCTACATGCCTGTTTTCAAACCGGGTTGTTGCAATCGCTGCCCAACTCTGTGCAAACAGCCTGCACCGCCGCTAACCTGAATCCTCTGATGGCAATGGGGGCAGACGCTTCGCTACGTCTGCGCCAACACTTAAGCCAGTTGTTGCGATCGGACAGTCCACCTCCAGAAAATCAAGTTCTCGTTCCCATCGCTGAGGCTGAACTGCTGTTGCCTGCTACGATCGGCGATTATACGGATTTTTATGCTTCCATTTTCCATGCGACGAATGTGGGTCAGTTGTTTCGTCCAGACAATCCACTGCTGCCCAACTATAAGTTTGTCCCCATTGCCTATCATGGTCGTGCTTCCTCAATCCTGCCAAGTGGTACGTCGATCGGGCGTCCCAGGGGACAAAGAAAATTGCCAGAGGATTCCGTTCCCAGGTTTGAACCCACCCAACTGCTGGATTACGAACTGGAAGTGGGGTGTTTTGTCGGTGCCGGAAATGCCTTAGGACAGCCGATTCCCCTTGATACAGCGGAAGACCATTTGTTTGGACTATGCCTGCTCAATGACTGGTCAGCGCGGGACATTCAAGCCTGGGAATATCAACCGTTGGGTCCTTTTCTAGCAAAAAGTTTTGCGACCACCCTTTCACCCTGGATTGTCACCCTGGAGGCACTGGCTCCGTTCCGCTGTCCGGCATTTTCCCGCCCGCCTGGGGACCCGTCTCCGCTTCCCTACCTGACAGCAGAACAGGACTCGCAAAGGGGGGGAATTGATCTCACCTTAGAGGTCTGGATTTGCTCTGCTCCCATGCGATCGGCGGGAATTGCGCCCGTCCGCTTAAGCCAAAGTTCGTTTCGTCAAATGTACTGGACGCTGGCTCAAATGCTGACCCATCACAGCAGCAATGGGTGCAATCTTCGTCCCGGCGATCTGCTGGCAAGTGGAACGGTTTCCGGACCAGAACCAGGTTCCCAGGGATGCTTGCTCGAAATGACCCGGCGCGGCGCTAACCCAGTCGCCCTACCAACGGGGGAAACGCGATCGTTCCTGGCGGATGGGGATGAAATCATCCTGCGCGGCTACTGTGAGAAGGCAGGTTATGCCAGAGTTGGGTTTGGAGAATGCCGGGGTGTAGTCAGGGGTTAG
- a CDS encoding DUF4126 domain-containing protein has translation MVYFLALVIGIVAGLRTMTAPAAMSWAAYLGYLNLDGSWLAFMGYRFTPWILSLLALAEFVTDQLPATPSRKVPVQFGARIVSGALSGALIGIDAGSLLGALVAGVIGAVMGTLGGAAVRSRLATAFGRDLPAALIEDAVAILGAIAVVGMLR, from the coding sequence ATGGTTTATTTCCTTGCTCTGGTTATCGGCATCGTTGCGGGTCTACGCACCATGACTGCACCTGCTGCAATGAGTTGGGCGGCTTACCTGGGCTACCTCAATCTTGACGGGAGTTGGCTCGCTTTTATGGGCTACCGTTTCACACCCTGGATTCTTTCACTGCTTGCGCTGGCAGAATTTGTAACGGATCAACTCCCTGCGACGCCCAGCCGCAAGGTGCCTGTTCAGTTTGGGGCGCGGATTGTGAGTGGAGCGCTTTCGGGAGCGTTAATCGGGATCGATGCCGGGTCGCTTCTGGGCGCGCTGGTGGCTGGTGTCATCGGTGCGGTGATGGGGACACTGGGCGGTGCAGCGGTCCGTTCTCGACTCGCCACTGCCTTTGGTCGTGACCTACCGGCGGCACTGATTGAAGACGCCGTTGCCATTCTAGGGGCAATTGCAGTGGTGGGAATGCTGCGATGA
- a CDS encoding dihydrolipoyl dehydrogenase family protein gives METADLIVIGSGQGGVPLAADFAKAGKSVVLFERDALGGSCINYGCTPSKAFLAAAHAAGRARQAAKLGVHVQVEVDFPAVMERVRGIRDQFNQGTQRRLDSAGVRVVCAEAKFTGERTVSGGGVTVQAPIVVINTGTSSAIPDFPGLAGTPYLTNRNFFDLQQLPPRLLVVGGGYIALELGQGLARLGSQTELIVRGDRLLAQEEPDVSDVLLAALKQDGIGLHFNTTVQQVAYTNGVFTLTLNNGEVLDGEALLIATGRKPNTGALDTAVTGVELDAQGFVKIDEQFQTTCPGIYAIGDAAKQPAFTHVSWEDYRRLKAILCGEQRTRNDRVLGYAVYTEPQVGRVGMTLEQAQNQGIAAREVTLPMAHIARSIEWGHDLGFYRMVIATQTNLILGATLVGYETAELVHVFLDLMEAKATWQLLEQSVHIHPTYGEALPSLARLLVGADMPTCPNR, from the coding sequence ATGGAAACAGCAGATTTAATTGTGATTGGCAGCGGTCAGGGTGGAGTTCCCCTCGCAGCTGACTTTGCCAAAGCCGGTAAAAGCGTCGTTCTGTTTGAGCGCGATGCCCTGGGTGGCAGTTGCATCAACTATGGCTGCACACCCTCGAAAGCCTTTTTAGCCGCAGCCCATGCCGCAGGTCGCGCTCGCCAAGCCGCAAAACTCGGCGTCCATGTGCAGGTTGAAGTCGATTTTCCGGCGGTAATGGAGCGAGTGCGGGGTATTCGCGACCAGTTTAACCAGGGAACCCAACGGCGACTCGACAGTGCCGGGGTTCGAGTTGTCTGTGCTGAAGCGAAGTTTACCGGAGAGCGAACGGTCAGCGGTGGTGGGGTGACAGTGCAGGCTCCGATCGTCGTCATCAACACAGGCACATCCTCCGCTATTCCTGACTTTCCTGGCTTAGCCGGAACGCCCTATCTGACCAACCGCAATTTCTTTGATTTACAGCAGCTTCCGCCCCGGTTGCTGGTGGTAGGTGGCGGTTACATTGCCCTGGAGCTAGGGCAGGGACTGGCGCGTTTAGGCAGCCAAACTGAACTGATTGTGCGCGGCGATCGCCTGTTGGCTCAGGAAGAACCCGATGTCAGTGATGTGTTGTTAGCTGCTTTGAAGCAAGATGGAATTGGCTTGCATTTCAACACCACAGTCCAGCAGGTTGCTTATACGAACGGGGTTTTCACCCTCACATTGAACAATGGCGAAGTACTTGATGGAGAAGCCTTGCTGATTGCAACGGGGCGCAAACCGAATACGGGCGCATTAGATACTGCGGTAACGGGTGTTGAATTAGATGCCCAGGGCTTTGTTAAAATCGACGAGCAATTTCAGACGACTTGCCCCGGAATTTATGCGATCGGGGATGCTGCCAAGCAGCCTGCGTTTACCCATGTGTCCTGGGAAGACTATCGCCGCTTGAAAGCCATTCTCTGTGGCGAACAGCGAACCCGCAACGATCGGGTATTAGGGTATGCAGTTTACACAGAACCCCAGGTGGGACGAGTAGGGATGACGTTGGAGCAGGCTCAAAACCAGGGGATTGCTGCCCGCGAAGTCACCTTGCCAATGGCTCACATCGCTCGCAGCATTGAATGGGGGCACGATCTGGGCTTCTACCGCATGGTCATCGCCACCCAGACAAATTTGATTTTAGGCGCTACGCTGGTGGGCTACGAAACGGCTGAACTGGTGCATGTGTTCCTGGATTTGATGGAAGCGAAAGCAACCTGGCAGTTGCTGGAACAATCGGTTCACATTCACCCAACCTATGGGGAAGCATTGCCCAGTCTCGCCAGGCTACTGGTGGGAGCGGATATGCCGACCTGTCCCAATCGGTAG
- a CDS encoding DUF4423 domain-containing protein codes for MNHVLQAQLTPILSMDDYSRKHNLSQARSHPLPAKRGRARGVVLSDQGWQKLMQAGVLYTDMGERHTYEQLSERSQLDERTVSRLLSCEVRVDKSTLRSFFRAFNLSLEADDYIPCRNERTNDLTPVPSTFATVAIQRAEFEQIVEELAQLKRRLREYDRLFHHLGLSEGNGGQQILT; via the coding sequence ATGAATCACGTCTTACAGGCTCAACTGACTCCGATACTTTCAATGGATGATTACAGCCGTAAGCACAATCTTAGCCAGGCAAGATCCCATCCCTTACCGGCAAAACGGGGTCGTGCTCGCGGGGTCGTTCTGTCTGATCAAGGGTGGCAAAAGCTCATGCAAGCGGGTGTGTTGTACACCGATATGGGTGAACGCCATACCTATGAACAGTTAAGTGAACGATCGCAGCTTGATGAGCGTACCGTCAGTCGCCTGTTGAGTTGCGAAGTGAGAGTTGATAAGAGTACGCTCAGGAGTTTTTTCCGTGCGTTTAACCTGTCATTAGAAGCTGATGACTACATCCCATGCAGGAATGAACGGACGAACGATCTAACCCCCGTTCCATCAACCTTTGCTACAGTGGCTATTCAGAGAGCTGAGTTTGAGCAGATTGTGGAAGAACTCGCCCAATTGAAGCGGCGACTGAGGGAGTACGATCGCCTATTCCATCACCTGGGTTTAAGCGAAGGCAATGGGGGGCAGCAGATATTAACCTAG